GACTTGACACGCGAGACGCGTGCGCTCCCAGGGGACGCTTCCACCCGAAGGGTCTTGACACGCGAGACGCGTGCGCTCCCGGGGGCGCTCCCGGGGGCAGAGAGTATCCTCGCATTGTGATCGAGGATCGTCGTTGGCAAGCAGTGTTGGGCAGGATCGCGGGGTTGACCGAGCGGGGGTTCGAGCTGCGCGCGCGGACGATGGCCGAACTCGCCCAGATCGAGGGATACGATTGGTGCGGGGTGTATCGGCTCGAAGGGAAGGATTTGGCTCTCGATGCCTTCGTGGGCGAACCTACCGAGCACACTCGGATTCCGGTCGGCGTCGGGGTGTGCGGGACTGCCGTGGCGAAGGACTCGAACCAGGTGGTGCGGGACGTTCGCGAACTTGAAAACTACCTTTCATGCTCGGTTCAGACGCGCTCGGAGATCGTGGTGTTGATCAAGGACTCCGAAGGGCGAACGCTGGGGCAGATCGACATCGACGGGCATCGCGTCGGCTCGTTCGATTCTAGTGACGAGGCCTTTCTGGCTGAACTGGGACGACTGCTCGCCGAACGGTGGGAGTGAGTTCGCGCCCTTCGCCCTTGAGAAGCTCTTAAGGCGTTGGCTCGTTCGGAGGCGCAGAATCCGCGACAATCTCGAACACGGCTCCTTCCGAGAGCATTCGGGCCCGAACGACGGCAGCTTCGATGTCGGGTTGGACGTTCTCTTCGCCGATCAGACTCGCGAAGGCGAACCGCTTGATCAGGTTGGCCGGTTGGCCCCTGAGCCCGCACAGAATCAGGATTCGGCCCGTCGATCTCAGGTGCTCGTACAAACTCTCCATAGCATGAAGCCCGGTCGAATCCAGCGCGGTCATGTTTCTGAGCCGCAAGATCACGATTCGAGGCAACGTCGGCAGTTCTTCTTCGACGATCTCCAGCTTATCGGTCGAGCCAAAGAGAAACGGCCCGTGGATTCGGTAGATGGCGACATCGTCGGGCAGTCCGGTGAGCTGCAAGCTGTGTCGGAGCCCGTCTTGAATGTACTCAGGGGTCACCCGCGCAACGGTCGTGGTCGTCGTCACTCGTCGAATGTAGAGCAGCGCGGCAAGCACCATGCCGGCCTCGACCGCGACCGTCAGATCGGCGAACACGGTGAGCACGAAGGTGATCGCCCACACTGCGGCGTCCGCCTTAGTTTGTCGCAAGATGTCGGGGATTTCCGACCATTCGCCCATGTTGTAGGCGACCACCAAGAGGATCGCTGCGAGCACGGCGAGCGGGATGCGCTCGGCGAGGCTGGTCCCGATCGCGAGGATTCCCAGCAACGTAAGCGCGTGGATCATGCCCGCCAAGGGCGACTTTGCGCCTGATCGGATGTTCGTGGCGGTCCGGGCGATCGCGCCGGTCGCGGGAAGCCCTCCGAACAGCGGCGAGGTGAGGTTGGCTACCCCTTGGGCGACCAACTCGACGTTGGGGTTGTGCTTGTCCTTCGACATCCGGTCGGCGACGACGGCGGAAAGCAGCGACTCGATCGCGCCGAGCATTGCGACGGTCATCGCCGGAGAGAGCAAGGGCAGGAGCAACGCGACCCTAAACGTCGGGATTTCCAGCTTCGGCAATCCGGACGGGATCTCTCCGAACCGGCTTGCAATGGTATCGGTCGGAATCGCGAACGCGGCGACGGCCGCTGTTCCCAACACCATCACGAGGATCGGGCCAGGGACCTTTTTGAGCCACTTAGCGGCCACGAGCAGAATCACCAGAGAACCGACGGCGACGGAGGTCGTGGCTGCGTCCAGGGTGTGCCAATGGGTCGCGACGGCCCACATCCTATCCGCAAACTCTCCCGGAACGCGCTCGATGTCGAGGCCGAAGAAGTCCTTGATCTGCGTGCTGGCGATCAGAACGGCGATGCCGTTGGTAAAGCCGATGACGACGGGTCGTGGAAAGTACTTGACCGCGGTGCCCAGTCCCGTCGCGCCCAGCAGCACGAGTATCACGCCCGCCATCAAGGTACACATGAAGAGACCGTCCATGCCGTGCTTTTGGACGATCCCCGACACGACGACCACGAACGCGCCGGTGGGGCCTCCGATCTGAGTGGTGGACCCTCCGAGGGCCGAGATCAGGAACCCCGCGACCACCGCGCAGTAGATTCCTGATTGGGGAGTGACGCCCGACGCGATCCCAAAAGCCATTGCCAGAGGCAGCGCGACCAAGCCCACGGTTACGCCCGCTAAGAGGTCCGAAACGAACTTGCTCCAACTGTAGTCGCGAAGGGCCGTGACGGACTTCGGCAGCCGACTCGTGAGCGCTTCGGTTAGGTCCAACGAAGGTTTGCTCAACCCAGGGATTCCTCACGATCCGCTTCGCTTTGGAGCAGGGTGAGCGCGCCCTGTACATGCGTGGCGAAGTACTTCCGCATCGAGTCGAGGACTTCGCCCAGCGCAGGATCGCTTAGCTGGTACAGGGATTGGCCCCCTTCGCGCCTGCTTTGCACGAGCCCCCTAGCCCGGAGAAGGCTCAGGTGTTGCGAGAGGTTGGCTGGGCCAACGCCGGTTTGGCTGATAAGCGAGCTGACCGGTTGCTCGCCAACTCGAAGTTGCTCGAGGATATGGATTCTCGTAGGGTGCGCGAGGAGCTTGAAAATCTCTGCCTTGAACGCGCGCAGTTGCTCCGCGGGCGAAGGCTCAGAACCCTGGGGAGAGGTCATCAACTTATTATATTCGCAATTGCGTAATTTCGAAAATACTTCAGCCATCGACCTAGGACGTGAGGTCGGCGAAGGGCGGTTGACCGGAGAACAAGGGGATGGCGTCGGTACAATGCGGCCTCGTGACGCAGTTCGATGTGGTTGTGGTTGGCGCGGGCCATGCGGGAATCGAAGCGGCCTCGGCCGCAGCCCGCATGGGGCTTCGCGTCGCCTGCGTGACGTTGCGCCTCGACCGGATCGGACACCTTCCCTGTAACTGCTCGGTCGGGGGACCGGCCAAGGGCCACATCGCGCGGGAGGTCGATGCTCTCGATGGGTGGATGGGCGTTGCGACCGACCACACTCTCACCCACATTCGAAAGGTCGGGACTCGAAAGGGACCTGCTGTGCAGACGCTCCGAGCCCACGTATGCAAGGCGGGGTATCCCAAGTGGATGCGGCGGGCGCTCGAATCCCAGCCGAGCCTAACCCTGATCGAGGGGCAGGTTGAGACGGTGCTCCATTTGAGGGGCAGCGTCACCGGCGTCCGAGTCTTGAGGGAAAGCACGCCAGTCGAAGACCTGCCGTGTCGGGCGGTGGTGCTGACCACAGGGACGTTCCTCAACGGGCTGTGCCATGAGGGTTCGAACAAGACGATCGCGGCCCGGCACGGCGACCCCGCAGTCGAGGGGCTGTCCCGCTTCCTTGTCGAAATCGGCGTCCGGCTTAGAAGGTTCAAGACGGGTACGACACCGAGGGTGAAACTGAGTTCGTTGCGTCTCGACGGGCTGGAGGTCTTGCCGTCGGAACCGGAAGCGGGCGCGCTCAGCTTCTTGCACGAGGTTCCGCTGGCCCAACGGCCCCTTTACCCCTGCTGGCAGACCCGAACGAGCGCAGCGACTCACGACCTGTTGCGCGAGAGTCTGCACGAGAGCGCCCTGTTCTCGGGGCAGATCGAGGGGATCGGCCCGAGGTACTGCCCCAGCATCGAAGACAAGATCGTTCGCTTTGGGGAGAAGGAATCGCACCCGATTTTCTTGGAGATTGAGGAGTGGGACGGCGAATCGGTGTACGTTCAGGGCTTCAGCACTTCGCTGCCCTCGGAAACTCAAACGCGGGCCCTAAGGACGATTCCAGGGCTCGAGGCGGCAGAGGTTCTCCGACCTGGATACGCCGTGGAATACGACATGGCGGACCCCTTGCAGCTTCGGCCGAGTTTGATGTCGAAGCAACTCGACGGGCTGTTCTTGGCGGGGCAACTCAACGGAACGAGCGGGTACGAGGAGGCGGCGGGCCAAGGTATTGTCGCGGGGATCAATGCGGGGCTTTACGTTCGGGGTGAAGAGGAGCGTCTCTTCACTCGTGATTCGAGCTTTCTCGGCGTAATGATCGACGACCTCGTCACCAAGGGGGTCGAGGATCCGTACCGGATGCTCACCGCCCGCGCGGAGCACCGGCTGCTGCTTCGGCACGATAACGCCGACCTCCGTTTGACGCCGATCGCGAGGGAACTCGGTGTGTGCGGGGACGCCCGTTGGGAACGGCTCGAGCGAAAGCGCGACGCGATCGACCGTGGAATCTCGGCGCTTCGGGGCGCCCAATTCGGCTCGCGTCATAACGACTTGTTGCTCGCCGAAGGACTTCCCGCCTGCGATCAAGCGGTGTCGGCGTTCGAGATGATTCGCAGGCCGGAAGCGTCGCTGTCCAAGGTGCTCGACCTTTGCGGGCGAGCGGGCTTCGAGGTTCCTCTCAACCCCCCTTCGGGACCGCGCTCGCTCGAAAATGAGGTCTTCGAGGGGATCGAACTGACGGCGAAGTACGATGGGTATTTGCGCCAGCAGGCGAGGGTGGCCGAGCGGATGAAGCAGCTCGAAGAGATGAGGATTCCCCGCGATCTCGATTTCGCCGGCATGAAAGGACTGAGCTACGAGACGGTAGAGAAGTTGAGCCGGGTGCGGCCGGCGACTGTGGGGCAGGCCTCGCGCGTGCCCGGTGTGCGTCCGGCCGACATCGCTCTACTGATCGGCAATTTGCGCGCGGGAAAGGTCCCTCTTCGGGACTCAAGTGCGTCAGGCGTCTCCGGCGATTGATTCCAGGCTGTCCACGCGGACAACGAGGGCCGTCGCGTTGTCGCTGCCTCCACCGGCGAGAGCCTGCTGGATGAGGCTTGCGCACGCATCGGAAACGCCCTCCAACCCGAGCCTTTCGGCGATCACGTTCTCGGGCACGTGGTTGGTGAGTCCGTCGGAGCAGAGCAAAAAGACGTCGCCGGGAAGGAGATCAAACTCGAGTACATCAGGCTCGACGTTGCGGTCGGTCCCGATCGCCCGAGTCAGCATGTGACGGTAAGGGTGAGCCTCCGCCTCTTCTTGCGTCATCGCGCCTGAGTCGACGGTCTCTTGCACCCAGGTGTGGTCGGTCGTCAGGGCTTCGAGTTCGCCCTCGCGCAACCTGTAGACTCGCGAATCGCCCACTTGCGCCACCCAAGCGGACCGCTGAACGAGTGCGAGCGCGCTCAAGGTGGTCCCCATTCCCCGCCGGGAAGGGATCGCGGTCGCCACGTCGTAAACGATGCGGTTCGCGCTTTTTACGGCGTCCCTCAGTGCCACCGCCGCCGAAGGAGACGCGTTGGACATGTAGCCTTCGATGAACCTCTTGGAGGCGAGTTCGCTCGCGATTTGGCCGGCTTCATGGCCCCCCATGCCGTCACAAACGACGAAGAGCAGGCCACGGGCCGCCAGCCGAGCAGAGTCCTCAGGCAAGAAATACTCGAACTTGTCTTCGTTGTTTTCCCGGACGAGCCCGAGGTCGGTCTTGCAGGCGATCGTGACCTTGGGGACGACTTGCAGCTCCGGCCATTCGAGGGTAGCCTCGATGCCATAAACGGGAGTTACTTCACTCATCGTTGCCGTCCGTAATTCCTGCGCGTTCGAATCGGATTTCGACGCTCCCGATTTTGAGAATCGTGCCTTCCCGCCAAGCTGTTCGGCTGTGGGGAGCGAGCGGATCGCCGTCGAGGACCGTGCCGTTCGTACTTTCGAGGTCGGTGACGAACACGCCGTCGCTTTCGACCTCGATCTGTCCATGGGAGCCTGAGACGTAAGGGTCCGCGACCACGATGTCGTTGCCTTCACGACGCCCAAACGTGTACGTTCCTTCAGGTAGCGGACGCGAGTCGTCCCCGACGAACAGAGCGATGGCGGCTTCGAGTTCTGTTGAGGGGCTGGCGGCGGGTTCTGGTTCGGAGGATGGGGCTGCTTGGGGGGTCATCGCGGCGGTCGCGCCCATCTTCCCCGGTACGCTGAGGGTCAATTCGAAGCCGCCGAACGCGACGCAGTCGCCCTGCTGCATCGACCTCGATTCTCCGGGAGGGAGCTTCTCGCCATTGACCGTCGTGCCGTTCGTACTTCCCAGGTCTTCGAGGGTGATTTCACCTTCTCCCAGAACGATGCGGGCGTGCTTCCGGCTGACCTTGGAATCTGCGAGCATCACATCGGCCTCGCGCCCAACGATGTTCTCGCCCAGGCGGAGCGTGTGTTCCCGCCCACCGCCTTCGACCAGCACAGGCAGCCTCACGACGGGAGCGCCGAACGCGTCGTCGGGAAGGGCCCTGTCGAAGATCAGGCCGCACTCGACGCAGAACATCACTCCTGCGGGATTGTGCGACTTGCAGATCGGGCATTGAATGGGTTTGATGGTCTGGGTGG
The genomic region above belongs to Candidatus Nitrosymbiomonas proteolyticus and contains:
- a CDS encoding histidine kinase, producing the protein MGRIAGLTERGFELRARTMAELAQIEGYDWCGVYRLEGKDLALDAFVGEPTEHTRIPVGVGVCGTAVAKDSNQVVRDVRELENYLSCSVQTRSEIVVLIKDSEGRTLGQIDIDGHRVGSFDSSDEAFLAELGRLLAERWE
- a CDS encoding sodium-independent anion transporter produces the protein MSKPSLDLTEALTSRLPKSVTALRDYSWSKFVSDLLAGVTVGLVALPLAMAFGIASGVTPQSGIYCAVVAGFLISALGGSTTQIGGPTGAFVVVVSGIVQKHGMDGLFMCTLMAGVILVLLGATGLGTAVKYFPRPVVIGFTNGIAVLIASTQIKDFFGLDIERVPGEFADRMWAVATHWHTLDAATTSVAVGSLVILLVAAKWLKKVPGPILVMVLGTAAVAAFAIPTDTIASRFGEIPSGLPKLEIPTFRVALLLPLLSPAMTVAMLGAIESLLSAVVADRMSKDKHNPNVELVAQGVANLTSPLFGGLPATGAIARTATNIRSGAKSPLAGMIHALTLLGILAIGTSLAERIPLAVLAAILLVVAYNMGEWSEIPDILRQTKADAAVWAITFVLTVFADLTVAVEAGMVLAALLYIRRVTTTTTVARVTPEYIQDGLRHSLQLTGLPDDVAIYRIHGPFLFGSTDKLEIVEEELPTLPRIVILRLRNMTALDSTGLHAMESLYEHLRSTGRILILCGLRGQPANLIKRFAFASLIGEENVQPDIEAAVVRARMLSEGAVFEIVADSAPPNEPTP
- a CDS encoding transcriptional regulator, encoding MTSPQGSEPSPAEQLRAFKAEIFKLLAHPTRIHILEQLRVGEQPVSSLISQTGVGPANLSQHLSLLRARGLVQSRREGGQSLYQLSDPALGEVLDSMRKYFATHVQGALTLLQSEADREESLG
- a CDS encoding tRNA uridine 5-carboxymethylaminomethyl modification protein; the encoded protein is MASVQCGLVTQFDVVVVGAGHAGIEAASAAARMGLRVACVTLRLDRIGHLPCNCSVGGPAKGHIAREVDALDGWMGVATDHTLTHIRKVGTRKGPAVQTLRAHVCKAGYPKWMRRALESQPSLTLIEGQVETVLHLRGSVTGVRVLRESTPVEDLPCRAVVLTTGTFLNGLCHEGSNKTIAARHGDPAVEGLSRFLVEIGVRLRRFKTGTTPRVKLSSLRLDGLEVLPSEPEAGALSFLHEVPLAQRPLYPCWQTRTSAATHDLLRESLHESALFSGQIEGIGPRYCPSIEDKIVRFGEKESHPIFLEIEEWDGESVYVQGFSTSLPSETQTRALRTIPGLEAAEVLRPGYAVEYDMADPLQLRPSLMSKQLDGLFLAGQLNGTSGYEEAAGQGIVAGINAGLYVRGEEERLFTRDSSFLGVMIDDLVTKGVEDPYRMLTARAEHRLLLRHDNADLRLTPIARELGVCGDARWERLERKRDAIDRGISALRGAQFGSRHNDLLLAEGLPACDQAVSAFEMIRRPEASLSKVLDLCGRAGFEVPLNPPSGPRSLENEVFEGIELTAKYDGYLRQQARVAERMKQLEEMRIPRDLDFAGMKGLSYETVEKLSRVRPATVGQASRVPGVRPADIALLIGNLRAGKVPLRDSSASGVSGD
- a CDS encoding Stp1/IreP family PP2C-type Ser/Thr phosphatase, with translation MSEVTPVYGIEATLEWPELQVVPKVTIACKTDLGLVRENNEDKFEYFLPEDSARLAARGLLFVVCDGMGGHEAGQIASELASKRFIEGYMSNASPSAAVALRDAVKSANRIVYDVATAIPSRRGMGTTLSALALVQRSAWVAQVGDSRVYRLREGELEALTTDHTWVQETVDSGAMTQEEAEAHPYRHMLTRAIGTDRNVEPDVLEFDLLPGDVFLLCSDGLTNHVPENVIAERLGLEGVSDACASLIQQALAGGGSDNATALVVRVDSLESIAGDA
- a CDS encoding FHA domain protein, with the translated sequence MSELGKTQSLTADPNRTMMGVAPTLNATQTIKPIQCPICKSHNPAGVMFCVECGLIFDRALPDDAFGAPVVRLPVLVEGGGREHTLRLGENIVGREADVMLADSKVSRKHARIVLGEGEITLEDLGSTNGTTVNGEKLPPGESRSMQQGDCVAFGGFELTLSVPGKMGATAAMTPQAAPSSEPEPAASPSTELEAAIALFVGDDSRPLPEGTYTFGRREGNDIVVADPYVSGSHGQIEVESDGVFVTDLESTNGTVLDGDPLAPHSRTAWREGTILKIGSVEIRFERAGITDGNDE